The Populus alba chromosome 6, ASM523922v2, whole genome shotgun sequence genome contains a region encoding:
- the LOC118048084 gene encoding subtilisin-like protease SBT1.8, protein MGSSSMAGIWPLAVLPLLLSLSLSISTTAKQTYIVHMKHNTKPDSFPTHHDWYAASLQSVTSTPDSLLYTYTNAFDGYAASLSDEEVEFLKQSQSVVDVYEDTLYSLHTTRTPAFLGLNTDLGLLHGHQAMGVNQSSNDVIVGVLDTGIWPESKSFHDSGMPEIPTRWKGACESGPDFSPKLCNKKLIGARYFSKGYHMASGGRSFLKKPKETESPRDQDGHGTHTASTAAGSQVANASLLGYASGTARGMATSARVASYKVCWSAGCFGSDILAGMDRAIEDGVDVMSLSLGGGSAPYYRDTIAIGAFTAMERGIFVSCSAGNSGPNIASLANVAPWIMTVGAGTLDRDFPAYAVMGNKKRFAGVSLYSGAGMGKKSVGLVYKKGSNSTCNLCMPGSLEPQLVRGKVVICDRGINPRVEKGAVVRDAGGVGMILANTAESGEELVADSHLLPAVAVGRKVGDVIREYVKSDPNPTAVLSFAGTVLGVRPSPVVAAFSSRGPNLVTREILKPDLIGPGVNILAAWSETIGPTGLETDSRKTQFNIMSGTSMSCPHISGVAALLKAAHPTWSPSAIKSALMTTAYVSDNTNSPLQDAAGGALSNPWAHGSGHVDPQKALSPGLVYDISTDEYVAFLCSLDYTIEHVQAIVKRPNINCSRKFNNPGDLNYPSFSVVFTNNRVVRYTRELTNVGAAGSIYEVAVTGPQAVQVTVKPSKLTFKNVGDKLRYTVTFVARKGASLTGRSEFGAIVWRNAQHQVRSPVAISWTQL, encoded by the exons ATGGGTTCCTCCTCCATGGCCGGGATTTGGCCGCTCGCTGTCCTCCCCCTCCTCCtgtccctctccctctccatcTCCACCACCGCGAAACAAACCTACATAGTTCACATGAAACACAACACAAAACCAGACTCCTTCCCAACCCACCATGACTGGTACGCTGCAAGCCTCCAATCCGTTACTTCCACTCCTGACTCCCTCCTCTACACTTACACCAATGCATTTGACGGCTATGCTGCCTCCCTCAGTGACGAAGAAGTTGAATTCTTGAAACAATCTCAATCTGTCGTCGATGTTTACGAAGACACTCTTTACTCCCTCCACACCACTCGCACTCCTGCTTTTTTGGGCCTTAATACTGACTTAGGACTCTTACATGGGCATCAGGCCATGGGCGTTAATCAATCATCAAATGATGTTATTGTAGGTGTTCTTGATACTGGGATCTGGCCCGAATCGAAGTCTTTTCATGATTCGGGAATGCCTGAGATCCCGACTCGATGGAAGGGAGCATGTGAGTCTGGCCCTGATTTCAGCCCCAAACTCTGCAACAAGAAGCTGATAGGCGCTCGATATTTTTCGAAGGGATACCATATGGCATCTGGTGGTAGAAGTTTCTTAAAAAAGCCTAAAGAGACCGAATCTCCGCGTGACCAAGACGGGCACGGCACTCACACCGCAAGCACGGCCGCCGGGTCTCAAGTGGCTAATGCGAGTTTACTTGGGTATGCTAGCGGCACGGCGCGTGGAATGGCCACCAGCGCGCGTGTTGCTTCTTACAAGGTTTGCTGGTCAGCTGGTTGTTTTGGTTCAGACATTCTGGCAGGAATGGATCGGGCAATTGAAGATGGCGTGGATGTCATGTCCCTTTCTCTTGGTGGCGGATCGGCTCCTTATTATCGCGATACGATTGCAATCGGTGCTTTTACGGCGATGGAGAGAGGCATCTTCGTGTCTTGCTCGGCTGGTAACAGTGGGCCTAATATAGCTTCACTCGCAAATGTGGCTCCTTGGATCATGACTGTTGGTGCTGGAACTTTGGACCGGGATTTTCCCGCTTATGCTGTAATGGGAAATAAGAAACGGTTCGCTGGTGTTTCCTTGTATAGCGGAGCAGGAATGGGGAAAAAATCGGTGGGTTTGGTTTATAAGAAGGGAAGCAATAGCACATGCAATTTGTGTATGCCCGGCTCACTTGAACCGCAGTTAGTCCGTGGTAAGGTGGTGATTTGTGACAGGGGGATTAATCCACGTGTCGAAAAGGGTGCGGTTGTGAGGGATGCAGGTGGGGTTGGGATGATATTGGCCAACACGGCGGAGAGTGGGGAAGAGTTGGTGGCTGACAGTCACTTGTTGCCGGCTGTGGCGGTGGGGAGGAAAGTTGGGGATGTGATTCGAGAGTATGTTAAGAGCGATCCAAATCCAACGGCTGTTTTGAGTTTTGCTGGGACAGTTTTGGGTGTAAGACCTTCACCAGTTGTAGCAGCATTTAGTTCAAGAGGGCCAAATTTGGTGACAAGGGAGATATTGAAGCCGGACTTGATTGGGCCTGGAGTCAATATATTGGCTGCTTGGTCAGAGACAATTGGACCCACTGGACTAGAGACCGACTCTAGAAAAACCCAGTTCAATATCATGTCAG GTACATCTATGTCATGCCCACACATAAGCGGTGTAGCTGCATTGCTGAAAGCAGCCCACCCAACATGGAGCCCAAGTGCAATTAAATCTGCTCTCATGACCACTGCCTATGTTAGCGACAACACCAACTCCCCGCTCCAGGACGCTGCAGGTGGTGCGCTTTCAAACCCATGGGCTCATGGGTCTGGTCATGTAGACCCACAGAAAGCCCTCTCGCCGGGCCTCGTGTATGATATCTCGACAGATGAATACGTAGCATTCTTGTGCTCTCTGGACTACACCATTGAACATGTCCAAGCCATTGTCAAGCGCCCAAACATCAACTGTTCTAGGAAATTCAACAACCCTGGTGATCTCAACTATCCGTCGTTCTCAGTGGTGTTTACCAACAATAGGGTTGTAAGGTACACCCGAGAATTGACAAATGTGGGCGCTGCTGGCTCCATTTATGAAGTAGCCGTGACTGGGCCGCAAGCGGTGCAGGTGACGGTGAAGCCTTCTAAGCTTACTTTTAAAAATGTTGGGGACAAGCTTAGATACACAGTGACTTTTGTGGCAAGGAAAGGTGCCAGCCTCACTGGTAGATCTGAATTTGGTGCAATCGTGTGGAGAAATGCTCAACACCAAGTTAGGAGCCCAGTTGCAATTTCATGGACGCAGCTGTGA